The genomic window TCAGTGTATACTAGAACTCCTGAAAAAGCAAAGGTTGTAATTGAGGCAGGTGCTACATGGGCTCAATCCCCAGCGGAAATTGCTAAAAATAATAATGTTGTTATAACTATTGTAGGGTATCCAAATGATGTGGAGGAAGTGTATTTAGGAGAACAAGGTATTCTTCACCATGCATTGAGTGGTACGTATGTAATTGATATGACAACGTCAACCCCTTCTTTAGCGCAAGAAATTTTTGAGGAAGCTGATAAAAGAGGTATATATTCCCTTGACGCACCAGTGTCAGGTGGAGATATAGGTGCTAGAGACGCTCGTTTGTCTATTATGGTTGGAGGCGATGAAGGAGCCTTTGAAGCAATGAAGCCGATATTCGAAGTGCTTGGTCAAAATATTGTTTATCAAGGTCCGGCAGGCAGTGGTCAACACACAAAGATGTGTAACCAAATTGCCATTGCTTCTACAATGCTTGGTGTAAGCGAAGCAATGTCTTATGCAACAAAATCGGGATTAGATCCAGAAAAAGTCCTACAAACAATTTCACAAGGAGCAGCGGGAAGTTGGTCTTTATCAAACTTAGCACCGAGAATGATTCAGAGCGACTTTGAACCAGGATTTTTCATAAAGCATTTTATCAAAGATATGACAATTGCATTAGAAGAGGCAGAGAAGATGAGCTTACAAACACCTGGGTTAAAGCTTTCAAAAGAGCTATATGATATTCTTGCAAGTCGAGGGGAAGAAAATAGCGGGACACAAGCATTATATAAGTATTACTTTAAATAAAAAGGTGCTCTCCTATTAGTTTTACCAAATAGGACAGCTTTTTAACGTTTTTTTACTTAGATTAGTGTTTAGTTCAATCGCCTAGCCAGTTTTTCATCTATGAATAATCTTCCTTGAGTATCTTGTGAAAAGGATGATATGAATATAATGCTTTTCACAGCTCGAGGTCTTAAGCCACCCCTGTCCGGAGGGAAAGCCCTTCCTTCGGGGGGCTTAAGGCTGATCGGGCTGAACAAGGCGCTTGCGCTTTTCTAATAATGTTTCTTAGTATTTCACTTTCACTACGTGCACCCATAATTGTTTTGAACATAGTTTATAGCATGGAAGGGAAAGGAGAGCTAGCTTCATGGAAATGTCAATATCAATCGGTACAAACTCATTTTCTATGTTTGGAGAATTAGAACAATATTTTGA from Bacillus sp. HMF5848 includes these protein-coding regions:
- a CDS encoding NAD(P)-dependent oxidoreductase encodes the protein MNNRIGFIGTGVMGRSMAINLIKAGYEVSVYTRTPEKAKVVIEAGATWAQSPAEIAKNNNVVITIVGYPNDVEEVYLGEQGILHHALSGTYVIDMTTSTPSLAQEIFEEADKRGIYSLDAPVSGGDIGARDARLSIMVGGDEGAFEAMKPIFEVLGQNIVYQGPAGSGQHTKMCNQIAIASTMLGVSEAMSYATKSGLDPEKVLQTISQGAAGSWSLSNLAPRMIQSDFEPGFFIKHFIKDMTIALEEAEKMSLQTPGLKLSKELYDILASRGEENSGTQALYKYYFK